Genomic DNA from Lactococcus garvieae:
TGGGGTTAGGATCTAAGGTAATCACTTTATGACCCATGTATTGTGCAGAAATAGCCATCATCTGCCCTAATTGGCCCCCACCAATAATTCCAATTGTTTTCTTCTTGTTTTGCATATTTTTATTATAGACCATTTATCCCCGTTCTCCTCATTCTTTTCAGATGGTTAAAGAAAGAAATCCGTCCATTATACGGATTTTTATTTACTAAAATTGAAATTATTTTACAAATGTTTCGGTAATTTTGATATCCTGATTTTATACCAATTTTTCTGTTGAAGAGACCGCGATTTCTGCTGCTTCTTCTCGATATTTTATTAATTTATCAGATAAGACTTTGTCTTCTGTTGCTAAAATTTGCACAGCATAGAGACCTGCATTTTTGGCTCCTGCTACTCCTATCGCCATACTAGCTACAGGAACGCCGGCAGGCATTTGTACAATAGAATAAAGACTATCTAGTCCAGACAAGGCGCGTGATTGTATAGGTACTCCAATCACAGGAAGAACTGTCATAGCAGCAACCATGCCAGGCAGATGTGCCGCTCCACCGGCGCCAGCAATAATTACCTTATAACCTTGTGCTTTGGCACTTTTAGCAAAATCCAACATTAGCTCTGGTGTACGGTGAGCCGATACCACTTTTTTATCATAGGCGACCCCAAATTCTTCTAAAATTTGTGTGCCTTGTTTCATGGTCTCCCAATCTGAGAGAGACCCCATAATAACTGCTATTTCTGCCATCTTCACATTCCTCTATTTCCAATATCTTTACGATAAAACATTCCTTCGTTATCTAACTTATCTAGTTTTTCATAAAGTGATTTTTGTATGCGCGCTATGTCTATTCCTGTTTCTGTAATCATGTAGACTCGACCGCCATTTGAAAATAATTGCCCATTTTTATCCATAACCCCTGCATAAAAGCAGTTTAAATTCTTTAAAGAAGGTAAAGGCACACTTTCTGTAGTAGAATTTGGATAGCCACAGTTTGCTACCACAACTCCTAAAGTAATTTCTTCTTTGTTCCAAGTTAATTTGGGAACTTTACCTTGTAGAATATCCACTATATTTTCGGCAAAGTCACTTGTAATACTCTCTAAGACAACTTGAGTCTCTGGGTCACCAAACCGAGCATTGAACTCAATGGTCTTTACCCCTTGCTTTGTCCAGATTAAGCCTGCATAGAGGACGCCAGTAAATGATTTATTTTCAGAAATCAAACCAGCAACAGTAGGCTCTACGATATGTGTGAGGGCTTCTTGAATAATTTCTTCGGGAATATGTGGTACAGGAGCATAAGCGCCCATCCCACCTGTATTGGGACCCTTATCTCCATCAAAAGCCCGCTTGTGGTCTTGCGCAATTGGTAGAGGGTATATCTTCCCCTCATGAACCAAACTGAACAAGGAAAACTCTTCGCCTTCTAAATATTCTTCTATTACTACTCTTGCTTTATCCGCTTGGAAAATATCTCTTAAGGCGAGGACAGCACTTTCTAAATCCATAGCAACCGTAACACCTTTTCCAGCAGCGAGACCATCTGCCTTAATGACAATAGGAGCCCCTTTTTCTTTAACATAATTTAAAGCTTTTTCTAGATCAGAGAAGCTCTCATATGCAGCAGTGGCTACACCATACTTTTTCATGATTGATTTCGCAAAGGTCTTACTTCCCTCGATTTGTGCTGCATCTGCTTTTGGACCAAATATAAGCAAATCTTCTTCCAAAAAGGCATCCACTATACCATTCATCAAGGCTGTTTCTGGACCCACAAAAGTTAAATCAATTTTTTCTTTTTTAGCAAAACGAACCAAAGCAGGATTGTCAAGTTCGGAAATAGCTACTGTTTCTAACTTTTCATCCGTCATTCCAGCATTTCCTGGGGAAATAAAAACTTTATCAACTTTACTACTTTGTGCTAATTTTCTTGCAATCGCATGTTCTCGTCCACCTGACCCAACAACTAAAACCCTCATAAGTCCTCACTTTCTTCTCACTTCTATCTTAAGATATTTAAGCAAAAAGAAAAAGCCCTAAGGGGCTTTTCCAAATATATTCTTATTCCATTGTTCGGAATTTTTATGCAAGAACAGATAAAGAGGGGATTTCGAGCAAATCTTCAATCATCCAATCTGGTGCTAAGTCTTTTTGAGCAATGAGATGTTTCGGATTATACCAAATAGTCTTAATACCTGCATTTTTTCCACCCAAAATATCTGTAGCTAAAGTATCACCAACAATAGCAAATTCTTTGCTTTGAGCGTCCTCAATGTGATCAAAGACATAATCGAAAAATGCTTTTGAAGGCTTATGTTTACCAATTTCTTCACTAATAAAAATATCTTGGAAGTAACCAGCAATCCCTGATTCTAAAATACGTGGGCGAGAGACTTTAGATGTCCCGTTGCTGACAATATACATCTCGGTACCTTCTTGGTTAAGCTGATTCAGAAGTTCCATAGCATTGTCCATCAACTCATGCCCCTGAGCTAAATAAAGTTGGTACTCGGCATCAACAGCTGATGCATCGTATTCTTCATTCACTCCAAGCGCCAAGAAGGTATTGGCAAAACGGGTGGAGAGAAGGGTTTCACGACTGATTTCTCCTGCTTCATGACTGCGCCATAGAGCTTTATTTTCACGCGAATAGATTGCTCTATTTTCTGGGGTATCTTCAATGTGGTACTGCTCAAAAATTTTTCCTAAAGCCGTATATTCTGCTTTATCAAAATCGAGAAGTGTATTATCTATGTCAAAAAGTAGTACAGTCATTATCTTTCATCTCTTCCTAAAATTTATGATAAATCTAGTTTAACGATTTATGAGAATTTTTTCAACAAAAGAGCTTTTTTTATAATGATTCACTCCACACTACTTCCGTAAAAGAGCCACAGATTGATAAGGTTGTAAGCTATTCTTTTCATAAGAATCATAATTGTTTATAAAAACTTCAGCATTTTCAAAGCCTTTTGGTAATTCAAAGTCTACAGCATGCTGAGCAAAATTATTAAGAACAAGTAATTTCTGATTCGCATATTCTCGGATAAAAGCATAGATAGATTCTGATTTTTGGAGGGCAGCCTTGTAACTTCCTTCAGAAATGATTTTTTCTGCCTTCCTCAACTTAATCATCTCTTTATAGAAGTTATAAATTTCTCCCCCTTTATCTTTTTTCATATTTATATCTGTGTGTTTCCCAAGTTTAAGCCACGGTTGACCTTTGGTAAATCCAGCATTAGGTGAATCGTCCCACTGCATAGGTGTACGCGAGTTATCACGAGACTTACTTTGTACTATCTTAAATGCTTCCTCTTCTGTCTTACCTTGTTTTCTCAGTATTTGATAAGCATTTAATGTTTCCAAGTCCTGATAGTCTGTCACAGAATCAAACTCTGGATCTATCATTCCTATTTCTTCTCCCATATAAATAAAAGGGGTGCCTCGACTTAAGTGTATCGCTGCTGCTAACATGGTAGCCCCTTTGATTCGGAAATTTTTCACATCAACAAATCGATTTAGCGCACGAGGTTGGTCATGATTATTCCAAAAATTCGCATTCCAACCGCCGCCTTGATCCATTTTTTCGCCCCACTCATGCAGGAGATTCTTCAACTTCTGAAAATCAACAGGTGCTTTTGTCCATTTATTTCCATTTTCGTAATCTGTTTTTAGATGATGAAAGTTAAAAACCATGCTCAGTTCATTTCGTTCAGGCTGTGTATAAAGGATACTGTTCTCAATGGAGGTAGAGCTCATTTCGCCTACTGTTATCGAGTTTTTATCTTGACCAAAAGTTTCTCGGTTGAGCATTTTCAGGTATTCATGAGTAATCGGTTTATCCGTATATTCAAATTTCCCATCAAAGTCTGAATTATTATTAAGTAGTTCATCTTTTCCGATAACATTAATTACATCAAATCTGAAACCAGAAATCCCTTTCGCACGCCAAAAGTTAACTACTTTGAAAAGTTCTCTACGAACATTTTCATTACGCCAGTTTAAATCTGCTTGGCTCACGTCATAAAGATGGAGATAATATTTTCCCGTGTTTCCAAAAGGTGCCCAGGCATTTCCTCCAAATTTAGAAACCCAATCTGTAGGTTCGTCCCTTAAGATAAAGAAGTCTTGGTAGTATTTGTCCCCTGCTAATGCTTTTTGAAACCATTCATGCTCAATTGACACATGATTTAAAACCATATCTAGCATAAACTCGATACCAAGCTCTTTACCTCGAGCTACCATTTGATCAAAATCATCAAAAGTGCCAAATACTGGATCTATATTGACATAGTCAGAGATGTCATAGCCATTATCCTTTTGAGGGCTTGGGTAAAAAGGATTTAGCCAAACCATATCAATACCGAGCTCTGCTAAATAGGGTAATTTTTCGGTAATCCCTCTAAGATCTCCTGTTCCATCTCCTGTTGTATCCAAAAATGATTTAGGATATATTTGATAGATGACTTTTTCACTTAACGTCATAACTTTCTTCCTTTATTTTTACTTATTCGCCGCTGCTTTAAATACATTTTTCTTTTCAAGGCCAGTTCCCATCGTGTCGGTATCTTTAAAACCAAAGAACCAAACTAAAGTCATCGAAACTGCTATACAGACAGCTGTTGCAATCCAGAAATATATAAAGTTGTTAGGATTACCCGCAGCTTGGGTAAGTGGATTTGTTGTGGCAGCAAAGTTTGGGAAACCGATAAGTGACCCTGAGAAGCCATACATATGCAAGTCAAAGAGACCCGCAACGGCTGCTCCTGCTGCAGCACCAATCGAACTCATAATAAAGACACGTATATATTTTAAGTTAATACCGTACATTGCCGGTTCCGTTACACCACAAAAGGCAGAGATTGCTGCTGGGAGTGCTAAACCTTTGAGTTTTTGCTGACGTGTTTTAAGAAATACGGCTAAAGCTCCTGCACCTTGTGCCAACATGGTAAAAGATACAATCATATTGATATTGGATTCACCTGTTGTCACGATTTGTTGTGTCAAGATTGGGATAACAAGCCAATGCAAGCCAAAAATAACAAGGACTTGGTACAAACCACCAATAATCGCTCCAGCAATAGTTAAATTAAGGTTAATCAAACCAGTAATAACAGAGGCAAGAGCTGATGAAACGATACTAATCACTGGGCCAACTAATAAAAGAACGAGTGAGGCAACAATAAAGAAAGTAATCATTGGTACGAAAATTGAGCGAAGTGCCAAAGGCATATGTTTTTTGAGCCAATTTCCAATTGGTTTAGCCATCCACGCAGCAACAATGATTGGAAAGATAGTATAAGCATAGTTAGGAAGACTAACGGGAATGTTAAAATAACTGGTATTAAAGGTAACGCCAAATAATTCCATCACTACTGGCGCTTTTCCAGCAACAATTTCACCTTTTTCAATGATATTTGGTGCGGCCACAAGGCCTTGTAAAGCTGGATGAATCATAAAGCCACCAACGGCAGCAACAACAAAGGGATCCGAACCTAACTGCTTAGCCGCAGCATAACCGACTAAAACGGGTAGGAAATAGAAAGGAGCCATTGCCATAGTAGAAATAATAATATAGGTAGGATCAGTAGGACTAATAAGTTCAAAAATATGATTTCCTTTAACAAACATATTCAGAATACCGTTGATCATACCACCAGCTGCAAGAAGTCCTATAATGGGCATCATTGAACCTGTAATCGTTCCTACAACAACTTGGAATGCACGAATTAATGGATTTTTAGAAACTTCTTTATCCTCACCTTCCAACTTCTCACCGCTGTTCTCGCCATCAACTACGCGAGTGCCCAGCTGGGCCACAATTTCATCATAGACATCTTCAACAGCTTGTCCAATCACAACTTGATATTGACCGAGATTTGCATTATAAACAACTCCAGCTACACCATCCATTGCTTCTAGCTTTTCACTGTCAGCCTTATCTTTATCAACCAAGTAAAAACGTAAACGTGTGATACAGTGGATGACTTTTGTAATGTTTTCTTCCCCACCAACAGCCAAGATAATGTCTCTTGCTAGTTTTTTGTAATCTGCCATGACTTCTCCTTTTTATTTTGCACTCGCTTGTCCGAGTTTCTCACCTTCTTGCACACTGCCCTTTTGTACAGAAATCTTGTCTAATTTTTCCGCTGTGTTAGTTATTAAAACCATGCTTGTTAAGGGAAGTCCTGCAGTTTCCACTTGCTTCCAATCTACACTGCCAAGTTTATCGCCACCCTCAACCTTATCGCCGATTTTAGCCTTAATATCAAAAGGTTGTCCATTTAAACTTACGGTGTCAATCCCCAAATGGAGTAAGATTTCCAAACCATCTGCTCGCTTGAAACCAATCGCATGCCCTTGAACCAAAGTAATCTCTCCAGCAACTGGACTAACTACCACATTATTGGTTGGTTCTATGGCATAGCCATCCCCCATGACTTTTTTTGCAAACACAGGATCTGAAACTTCTTCCAGATCAATAACTTGCCCTGATAGAGGTGCGTATAGTGCGGTATCTTCACTCACACTTTTTTTCTTACCAAAACCTAACATCTATTCTTCTCCTTTAATAATAAAAACGATAACTTGTACGTACAAGTGCATAATAACAAAATGAAAGCGTTTTTGCAAGCGTTTATATTTTGACTTTATCTTGAAGCTCTTTTTTGTTACACTTAGGTTATGAAAAAGTATGAAACGATTCTTCGAGATTTAGAGAAAAAAATAGGTGAAGGAGTCTATCTCGAAAATGAACTTTTACCCAGTGAAAATCAGCTCACCGAGATTTACCAAACCAGTCGTGCTACAGTACGGCATGCGCTCAAAATATTAGAAGAAAACGGAATAATCCACCGCCGCCATGGTTTTGGATCTATTGTCATACCGCGCGAAAGACTGATGTTTCCTATCTCTGGTTTAACGTCATTCAAAGAACTAAAAGATTCTTTGAATTTCTCATCCTCCACAGAAATATTAATTTTTGAAAAAATTATTGTAGACAAGCAGCTCTCTGAGCTTTCTTTTTTTGCAGAAGGTGTTCAAGCTTATCACATACTGCGACGTCGAAATATCGATAACAATTTTGTTATTCTTGACCGTGATTATATTTTGGCTACAGTCGCTCCTGATATGACAAGGGATGCGGTTCAAAGTTCTCTTTATGCCTACCTTGAGAAACAACTTAATTTAGATATTTCCTATGCTCAAAAAGAAATTACTATTGATTTCGTCAATGATGAGGATAAAAACTACCTTGACTTACATCCGATGGATCGGCACGTTGTTAGTGTCCGAAGTCATGTTTATCTCGCCGATAATACCGTCTTTCAATACACAGAAAGTCGGCATCAAGTCGATAAAT
This window encodes:
- a CDS encoding YjjG family noncanonical pyrimidine nucleotidase, producing the protein MTVLLFDIDNTLLDFDKAEYTALGKIFEQYHIEDTPENRAIYSRENKALWRSHEAGEISRETLLSTRFANTFLALGVNEEYDASAVDAEYQLYLAQGHELMDNAMELLNQLNQEGTEMYIVSNGTSKVSRPRILESGIAGYFQDIFISEEIGKHKPSKAFFDYVFDHIEDAQSKEFAIVGDTLATDILGGKNAGIKTIWYNPKHLIAQKDLAPDWMIEDLLEIPSLSVLA
- a CDS encoding PTS sugar transporter subunit IIA translates to MLGFGKKKSVSEDTALYAPLSGQVIDLEEVSDPVFAKKVMGDGYAIEPTNNVVVSPVAGEITLVQGHAIGFKRADGLEILLHLGIDTVSLNGQPFDIKAKIGDKVEGGDKLGSVDWKQVETAGLPLTSMVLITNTAEKLDKISVQKGSVQEGEKLGQASAK
- the purD gene encoding phosphoribosylamine--glycine ligase; the encoded protein is MRVLVVGSGGREHAIARKLAQSSKVDKVFISPGNAGMTDEKLETVAISELDNPALVRFAKKEKIDLTFVGPETALMNGIVDAFLEEDLLIFGPKADAAQIEGSKTFAKSIMKKYGVATAAYESFSDLEKALNYVKEKGAPIVIKADGLAAGKGVTVAMDLESAVLALRDIFQADKARVVIEEYLEGEEFSLFSLVHEGKIYPLPIAQDHKRAFDGDKGPNTGGMGAYAPVPHIPEEIIQEALTHIVEPTVAGLISENKSFTGVLYAGLIWTKQGVKTIEFNARFGDPETQVVLESITSDFAENIVDILQGKVPKLTWNKEEITLGVVVANCGYPNSTTESVPLPSLKNLNCFYAGVMDKNGQLFSNGGRVYMITETGIDIARIQKSLYEKLDKLDNEGMFYRKDIGNRGM
- a CDS encoding PTS transporter subunit EIIC produces the protein MADYKKLARDIILAVGGEENITKVIHCITRLRFYLVDKDKADSEKLEAMDGVAGVVYNANLGQYQVVIGQAVEDVYDEIVAQLGTRVVDGENSGEKLEGEDKEVSKNPLIRAFQVVVGTITGSMMPIIGLLAAGGMINGILNMFVKGNHIFELISPTDPTYIIISTMAMAPFYFLPVLVGYAAAKQLGSDPFVVAAVGGFMIHPALQGLVAAPNIIEKGEIVAGKAPVVMELFGVTFNTSYFNIPVSLPNYAYTIFPIIVAAWMAKPIGNWLKKHMPLALRSIFVPMITFFIVASLVLLLVGPVISIVSSALASVITGLINLNLTIAGAIIGGLYQVLVIFGLHWLVIPILTQQIVTTGESNINMIVSFTMLAQGAGALAVFLKTRQQKLKGLALPAAISAFCGVTEPAMYGINLKYIRVFIMSSIGAAAGAAVAGLFDLHMYGFSGSLIGFPNFAATTNPLTQAAGNPNNFIYFWIATAVCIAVSMTLVWFFGFKDTDTMGTGLEKKNVFKAAANK
- the treR gene encoding trehalose operon repressor: MKKYETILRDLEKKIGEGVYLENELLPSENQLTEIYQTSRATVRHALKILEENGIIHRRHGFGSIVIPRERLMFPISGLTSFKELKDSLNFSSSTEILIFEKIIVDKQLSELSFFAEGVQAYHILRRRNIDNNFVILDRDYILATVAPDMTRDAVQSSLYAYLEKQLNLDISYAQKEITIDFVNDEDKNYLDLHPMDRHVVSVRSHVYLADNTVFQYTESRHQVDKFRFTEFSRRQKH
- the treC gene encoding alpha,alpha-phosphotrehalase translates to MTLSEKVIYQIYPKSFLDTTGDGTGDLRGITEKLPYLAELGIDMVWLNPFYPSPQKDNGYDISDYVNIDPVFGTFDDFDQMVARGKELGIEFMLDMVLNHVSIEHEWFQKALAGDKYYQDFFILRDEPTDWVSKFGGNAWAPFGNTGKYYLHLYDVSQADLNWRNENVRRELFKVVNFWRAKGISGFRFDVINVIGKDELLNNNSDFDGKFEYTDKPITHEYLKMLNRETFGQDKNSITVGEMSSTSIENSILYTQPERNELSMVFNFHHLKTDYENGNKWTKAPVDFQKLKNLLHEWGEKMDQGGGWNANFWNNHDQPRALNRFVDVKNFRIKGATMLAAAIHLSRGTPFIYMGEEIGMIDPEFDSVTDYQDLETLNAYQILRKQGKTEEEAFKIVQSKSRDNSRTPMQWDDSPNAGFTKGQPWLKLGKHTDINMKKDKGGEIYNFYKEMIKLRKAEKIISEGSYKAALQKSESIYAFIREYANQKLLVLNNFAQHAVDFELPKGFENAEVFINNYDSYEKNSLQPYQSVALLRK
- the purE gene encoding 5-(carboxyamino)imidazole ribonucleotide mutase, translating into MAEIAVIMGSLSDWETMKQGTQILEEFGVAYDKKVVSAHRTPELMLDFAKSAKAQGYKVIIAGAGGAAHLPGMVAAMTVLPVIGVPIQSRALSGLDSLYSIVQMPAGVPVASMAIGVAGAKNAGLYAVQILATEDKVLSDKLIKYREEAAEIAVSSTEKLV